In Gimesia chilikensis, the genomic window TCCAGGCTTTCGCTGAGTGCGCTGACGAGGACTACGTTCCAGAAGCGGTCGATGACGGTTTGCGACTGCCCGTGTGCCTGGAGCCAGTCGGCCATGGTCGGTTCGTATTCTGGATTGACGCGGGTGCGTGCGAGCTGTTTGAGTCCCTGGGCCAGTTCGCGTTTCTCGCGGAAGTTGAGATAGGAGAGTCTCGCGAAGGCGGGAAACAGATGCAGGGGTGTGGGGAGCGCCGGACTGGAGGCAAAGCGGTTCACCTCAAAGCGGGTGTCGGTATTGACGGGACCGCTCTGATTGGGACCGATGAAGTAGAGCTGCTCGGCTCGTTCGAAGGAATCAGCGATGCCGACGGTCTCGCAGAAGCGATTGAATTCGTGACAGCAGCCCATGCTGACGTGCTGACAGTTGTCGATCAGGGACTGGGACTGCTGGTCTTCAAAGGAGCTCGCGCGCCCCCCGAGTCGGGGTCGGGACTCGAGCAGGGTGACAGGCTGATTCCGCTCCGCGAGAGCCGCAGCGCAGGCCAGGCCGGCGAGACCGCCTCCGACAATGACTGTTGCTGTGCTGCTGTCTTCCAATGACTTTCCCTGACCAACGTGCCGTGCATGTGAAATCGCCCCATCTGTACATTGGATCTGTATTTTCCGGGACTGCTGCTTTAAGATGTGAGGATATCGAAAATCAGCTGAGATCCCAGTAGTGACTTTGGTGAAATCATGAAATATTCGGGGATTCCCCTGATTGAGACACTTTCCCGCGGCTGGCTGCAGGCGGGGAGGAATTTCGTTTATCCGCCCCGGTGTGTACTGTGCGGTGAAGACCGGCTGTGCGCGGGAACGAACTGCGGGCCCCGGATCGACCAGATCGCCCCCCTGATGGCTCACACGTGTGGACGGTGCGGTGCCCCGGTGGGACCGCATGTAGAGACGTCTTCAGGCTGCATTCACTGCAGGAAAGATCGTTTTTTATTCAAGCGAGCGATAGCCCTGGGTCAATATCAGGGTCCATTAAGCGAATTAATCTTAAAACTGAAGCAGAACCCGGGAGCCCCTCTGGGAGTGAGTCTGGGAAATCTACTATACTATCGCCATCAGGAAACACTGGAGAACATGAACTTTGATCTGATC contains:
- the hpnE gene encoding hydroxysqualene dehydroxylase HpnE, whose translation is MRSHRGTAPSTRVSHQGGDLVDPGPAVRSRAQPVFTAQYTPGRINEIPPRLQPAAGKCLNQGNPRIFHDFTKVTTGISADFRYPHILKQQSRKIQIQCTDGAISHARHVGQGKSLEDSSTATVIVGGGLAGLACAAALAERNQPVTLLESRPRLGGRASSFEDQQSQSLIDNCQHVSMGCCHEFNRFCETVGIADSFERAEQLYFIGPNQSGPVNTDTRFEVNRFASSPALPTPLHLFPAFARLSYLNFREKRELAQGLKQLARTRVNPEYEPTMADWLQAHGQSQTVIDRFWNVVLVSALSESLDRISLSHARKVFVDGFLRARDSWQVLIPTRPLEQLYGTTISDWLTTRSTEIRLKTGVKQIHITDGKVSGVELRDGTHVDADRVVLAVPHQRVLDLLPAEFPGRAELSRIEQLEAAPITSVHLWFDREITPLPHAVFVDCLSQWMFNRTQLMQQQHDGRWYYQIVISASHQLTAAGRQGRSQEEIIQEVIAELTRIWPVTGEAQLLHSRMLTEHHAVFSVQPGVEQLRPAQRTQVAGLYLAGDWTSTGWPATMEGAVRSGLLAAEELLHDLGKPESLLLPPENTAFLSKMLFRL